GATGCACAGACGGGCCGCGTTCGCGCCCATATCGGCGGGGCCTATGGCGATGACGCGCGCGGCGGGTTCAACGACATGACACGCGCCCTGCGCTCGCCCGGGTCCACGCTGAAACCGCTGGTCTATGGCTTGGCGTTCTCCGACGGGCTGGCGCACCCCGAAACGCTGGTCAATGACCGCCCCGCCAGCTTTGGCGGCTATGCGCCGCAGAATTTCGACGGGCGGTTTCGTGGCCCGGTCTCGGTGCGCGAGGCGTTGCAACTCTCGCTGAACCTGCCAGTGGTCGAGATGACGAACACGCTTGGCCCCGCCCGGCTGATGGCGGCGTTGCGCCGCGCGGGGGTGGCAACCGCGCTTGACGGGCCACCAGGTTTGGCCGTGGCCTTGGGCGGGGTGGGCCTGTCGCTGGACGGGCTGGTGCAGCTATACGCCGGGATCGCGCGGGGCGGGGCGGCAGTTGCCTTGCAGAGCACGCCCGGCCCGGTGCAAAGCGGCGCGCAAGTGATCGGGGCCGAAGCCGCTTGGCATTTGGGGCAGATCTTGGCGCGTGCCCCGCGCCCGGCCCATCTGCCGGGCTGGCCCTTGGCCTTCAAGACCGGCACATCCTATGGGCACCGCGACGCATGGGCCGTGGGCTTTGACGGCAGCCACGTTGCCGGCGTCTGGATTGGCCGCGCCGATGGCACGCCCCTGCCCGGCACATTCGGGCTGGATGCCGCAGCCCCCGTGCTGTTCGAGGCCTTCGCGCGCCTTGGCCCGCGCCCAGAACCCTTACCACCCGCCCCGCCGGGCACGCTGGATGTGGCGCATTCCCAGCTGCCCGCGCCCCTGCGCCGCTTCGGCCCGCAACTGGCCATGGATGCCGATGCGCCGAAACTGGCCTTCCCGCCCAAAGGCGCGGCGCTGCGCCCGGTTGGGGGCCGGGTGCTGGCGCGCGTGGACCGCGGCCGCGCGCCCTTTACATGGTTCGCCAATGGCGCGCCTGTGCTGACCCGCAGCCATGAACGCGAGGCGCACCTGCCCCTGCCCGGCCCCGGCTT
This genomic window from Roseibaca calidilacus contains:
- the pbpC gene encoding penicillin-binding protein 1C, coding for MRWALCLVAVCATAGWFVLDRWVATTDLPPLAPATSAEVLAEDGTLLRAYTVADGRWRLALDPARVDATYLAMLLAYEDQRFHSHMGIDPVALLRAAWSAVRTGRMVSGGSTLTMQVARLLEDGPTGTWAGKARQIRLALALERRLEKDAILSLYLHLAPMGGNLEGLRSGARAWFGKDPARLTPAQAALLIALPQSPAARSPDSHAHAARLARDRVLERAVVANVLTRAEADAAKREPVPSARRAFPALAPHLADRLVAAHPGQRLHRTTLDATLQAALEQVAEDTLRDLPPRAGIALVLADAQTGRVRAHIGGAYGDDARGGFNDMTRALRSPGSTLKPLVYGLAFSDGLAHPETLVNDRPASFGGYAPQNFDGRFRGPVSVREALQLSLNLPVVEMTNTLGPARLMAALRRAGVATALDGPPGLAVALGGVGLSLDGLVQLYAGIARGGAAVALQSTPGPVQSGAQVIGAEAAWHLGQILARAPRPAHLPGWPLAFKTGTSYGHRDAWAVGFDGSHVAGVWIGRADGTPLPGTFGLDAAAPVLFEAFARLGPRPEPLPPAPPGTLDVAHSQLPAPLRRFGPQLAMDADAPKLAFPPKGAALRPVGGRVLARVDRGRAPFTWFANGAPVLTRSHEREAHLPLPGPGFVTLSVVDAAGRAARVEVELR